AAATTACAATAGCACGTCTAttcgattaagaggggcgaaattttattattgaagcatataatattatatatgtagTACATCATCGTTTTTCATTTATGTGTAATCTGTTACTGAAAATGCCATATTTCGTCAAAATCGACATATGTGAAAAACCTGAAATTTCACAACCTCCAAACTACAATAGCATGTCTATTCGATCAaaaggggcgagattttattattgaaaaatataatattatatatgtgGTACatcatcatttttcatttatgtGTAATCTGTTACTGAAAATGCCATATTTCGTCAAAATCGACATATGTGAAAAACCTGAAATTTCACAACCTTCAAACTACAATAGCATGTCTATTCAAACTTCACAACTTTCAAACTGTAATAGCATGTCAATTCGATTATACGAGGCGatgttttattattgaaaaatataatagtaTATATGTGGTACATCAttcaagttgagttgttggaaacaaaattttacatttatgtATAATCCGTTTCTGAAATCGAATTCTTATTTGCAGCTCTGGGTACATGATTCCACATATGTCAGATAAGGCGTTTTTTACTTTGCTAATCAGtgtgtttgtgtttttaaatCTACATGTATAGAAGGAACATGAGAATCGCCGACATAGCTGACTAATAGGATCTAACAGAAATGTTGAAAAGATAGAATGACCATAGATCTTAGTCATTCCATCCTACGCGCGAAAAACAAAAGTGGCATAAACAAAAcgattttaacattagctcttatggggaatgtgatcaccaaagcagaaatttacttttttgtaaTGTTCTAGTTATCTTTCATTGTAGACGTGTGTAgatttgaggatagaatattttttgatatttttatcataataaacatggtcaagatttttgataattggacacgtcagtgtacataacgatcgtttcaatattatgttgttgttgttcttgttagtattatTCTCTTTtgtcatgataaaatcgcttttctcttcgaatactgaaccaattgctttgaaattttaagaggttaaagattgatttttttgccagaaggctgatacttttacttatttcaaaaacttcTATGGACTTCAAAAGATTCGTTTTtcatgtgtcagaataaaaaatagcgacaccttgtgacatgtccatatatttgagcacagctctcttgttgttcATTAAAATTATAATGGGCGTGGTGTTTCCGCTGGCATCTTTTCCACTATACCATGACATTCTGCCAACGCGTTGTGTTCTGTAAAATATGCGCTCCAACTGGATGTATCTGAAGGAATTGGATAACACTGATGCTGAATTGATGGAATATACGATGGTTATGGGAATATCTTGAATTGGATGGTGACATTTAATGAACTGtgataaatgttttttttttgcgttttaacACATATTGACCATGTTTAACGTCATAAAAATATCGAAGAATGTCTAAAAATCACTTTATATATAAAGCTACCGACATTTACAACAAAAGATAactagaaaatcacaaaaaatgccaATTTCTTCACTGGTAATCTCATTCCGCATAAGAGccaatgttaaaattattttgttcatgCCCCTtttatttttgcgcgtaggatgggttttgaaTAATCAAGGTCTATATTAGATGGACGCTATGGAATACAATGAAACGCTTTTTTAACTTCGATAATAGCCTCGGGCTAATCAATCTAAATTACAGAAAAAGAAACTGATGCTGTCGCTGTGTATTTAGTTTAGTCGTGGATTGTAACTATTGTAATAGTTGGTATTAAGTAATTTTACTTTAagcattttatattttagataaCCTTCTTTATTCACATTTCAAAACTATGAGGGACTTAAACAGTTGAAGATTTGCTATTGTTGGGCACGCTACGATAGTTTAAAAAGTTTTGATTTGTTGCTTCATGTAATGGTATTGTTAAATTGTCTTACGAGAAAAAcatcatttgaataatataaactgtaaatatttatactgtaaaagcaaacctaatatGAAACAACGTGATTATTCAAAGGTTCAATAGTGCCAAACATGTAATTGATTGAAAACATTTAAACATTGATTTGAGTGTAAAGCTGCGAAACGACTTTACTGGCGGAACCCCAGGGTTGAAAAGCCTCGCTCCACGATGAACTTACGAAAATACGAACTGAAGGATGCCGCAATCTCCTAGTAATGACTGTTGACATTTCGCTATAGCGAGAACAACTTGCATACTTGTTGCAAGTTTGCAGTTGTCTTGTTGGAATCGAAGTCCGTGGTTGCGCGTGTGGTTCTGTGGTTGGAATATGAAGACTCCGTTGGGACTGCATAATGCTGCGTGAGTAGCCAGTTGGCTTAGGCGAAAAATGTGAAGAAGCAACTTACAGAACAGCAGTATCAACGGCTTTGACTTTGGGTggagcaatttttttattacgaCACTTACCGGTACTCGGCtctttcgctccgaacaaggccaggtacggtaccggtacagtaccggtaccgcacTGCCTGgctgtacaagcagccactgatatcgaACAATACCGTGTCCGTACCGTACCTACTGACCTACGGTATCTCAAAAAGCTATCCACAGGCTTACTTTGCTTTTGAAGTTTTGCAAGTGCATAATCTCTGTTCGTTTGAAGATTGATATGGTACCGGTACGCAACTAGGTCAGAAGCCAGAAAACGTCGGAATACCGTACCCTATTAGCAGTGAACCGCTCATGAATAGctgaatagagcaaaatagttTTTAGAAATACATACAAGTTTGTCTCACTGCAAATGCTGCAAGAcacttttcaaaaaaacatacggtacggtaccggtaccggtagtctgtaCGTTGAAACATCTAACAGTTAGCTCAGGCCAGTAAGAACCACTTCGGCACTAGGCCTACCTGACTtcaagtacggtaccggtaccgtatgtcTCTACTAGCAGACTAAACTAACTTATGTCtatatattgttatttaaaTTCCTCAGTCTATGAGTTAGGAGCGAGTCATGGCAGCATGGTCAAACCGGTTAAACTTAGTTTTCCATCTCTTTCATCTTTGTTCACAGTTGATtcagttattgattttatttgtttttattctcTTACAAAGCCAGTGATGTCAAATTCAAATTCTGCCCCAACACCGAAACAACCTGTATCATGGAAGAGAATGGGACAACAGTTTGCGTCTGGTGGTTCAGCGGGTAAATCTATAGGTTTCATTCTTATATTTGTCATCAAGAAATTAGTGGGTTTTAAAGGGAACAGATAAATCTGgttttaaatattatcaaacGAGTCTTTTGGAGTTGAGAGAGCTGTAAAATGACTTTGTTTCAAATGTGGATCTTAGTATCGAGTGCTTTCTGATATAGATTTCTTAACtgatttttaataaacatgTTAAATTATGTCAGCATTCTTTTCAAAGGATATTTGTCTTTTTTATTTACGAATATATAAATAGGTTTTGCTGTAATCGTAATCATTGATTTAAAGttgacaatgtttttttttttaatttcaggtCTTGTGGAAATTTGTCTGATGCATCCACTTGATGTAGTGAAAACCAGGTAAACCTAATAATTGCTCGTTTTTTTATTGCgaaaaagctttttatttttttttcatgtataaATTCGGGTTTTTATCGTATAAAAATAAGTTACAAAAAGGTTGTTTTGGTACAGACCGGAAGCTATAGAAAAGTGTATTATCATTAACACATATATTTTGAAAGTTGCTGGACACATGAAAGATTGTCAACATGCAAATCTcacaatttttgataaattgtcAACCGGGCTACACACAAAATGGGAgccaaataaattttgtattgaTCATTTGATAAATCTAGCACTTAATGAGTGATTAAACATTCTGCTTGAAAGCTGTTCTAATAATACATGGACTAATTGTAAATAGCATCATGCTGCAGTAGGCATACtattgatttcctttattaaACACCAGAACACTGTGGTATAATTATTGATTGAAATATCAATGCATGTAAAATGGTGCTTCAAGAATAAACTTATGAATTAATACAGTGAAACATTGTAATATctgcataaaatatatatatcatgtttgTATCAAAAATGTAAGATAAATTAtactttcaaatttaaaataatttttatgtgtGAAAATAGAGAGAGCCTGGGTGAAAAACATATAGGAATAATAATTTGTCTACATTCAATTTgaattattgttatatattcCATGCTTTTACCATACCATCACTATACTACTAAAAACTTTCAGATTTCAACTGCAAGGTGGTGCAAATGATCCCACAAGATACAATTCAGTTGGGCACTGTTTTCGTACAATGTACAGAACAGAAGGGTATGTTCACAAAATGGTATTACTGTTTTATCTAAGTCAATCTTTCagtataaatcaaattttttttttaattgttatgCATATTATTGCACTCATGGGTATTAGGAAGTATAAAAAGTGggtttgcaaaataaaaaggCTATGCACTCATGGACCATTGTATTTTGATTATAACGCATTTTTGGTGTTATATattgaatgaatgaattttttaacatcttgaaattttaaattagagCAACCTCATAGTTGTAATTCGTCCATGTTCTACAAGCAAATTTAATTGACTAATGACTTAATGATTTTAAATGTCAGAGTGTGAACTTCCTGTTTGCAACTGGCTTAATCATGCAGATAAACTGAAACAACACTTTCATGGCACTTTTTCAGATGCATTCTCAAATCCCAACTACATTGtctgttttaaataaaataaaatctggcaTATAAAGAACCCCTTGCAGACTGGAGAATGGTATACCAAGGGTTGGGTCTTTGTGTTTTCTATTTGTGGtttatatttctaaaatttaatgtaccggtatgtattattgggctaaaacgcttatatcTGTCTTTTCTATTCCAGGTTTCTTTCTTTTTACAAAGGAATTTTACCACCAATTCTTGCTGAAACACCAAAACGTGCAGTCAAGGTTAGTTTTCTTTTGCCAAAATTCAGTTCATATGTAatcaaaaataatgaattatGGCACATTTCAATGGACCAGTTCTCGTATAATGCTTCTGAATATAATTGTAAATGAATATTTCtgatatatattgtaaagcAGCTCATTGCCAAAGTAATATTGCTGACTTACAACTTATTCTTTTTTATACCAAACCTTACAAAACATACCTACCTTACATTTTTTCTTATACCTATTATGAAATGTCAATGAAATATCTCAGTTTTGCTATTTTTCAGACCTACCGGTATATTTTTTGTAACCCAATACAAATTTAATAAGATGTCTAAGATTTCATTACAGCTCCAACAGCCTAATTACTTTAACTAGAGTTTGAGATCAAATCAATGTTAGCATATATGCTCATAAGTAAATCCAATTGGCAGCTAAAAAAGTAATTGTTCAAAGAAAGATGTGTGTTCGTTGGATTTTTTCATATCGAATATTATGGATTGAAGTGGAcgtttttaaaacaatattgaaGTTTAACCAATCAGTTGGTTTTTCAGATTTGCCCTAAGATCAAGGTTTTATTCAAGTTCTGTGAGAATTTGGTATATTGTTTAAAGTAATGTCTAATGCGGTTCGATTACTaccatcattatcaaaatgGTAATTCTGTGAATGTTTCCTACCTATATGGTAAttgcatttaataaaaaaagtatGATTATCAATGATATAGTTTTGATTTTCATTTGAGCTATCCTTTTCATcgtttattttcagtttttctgCTTTGAAAGATACAGAGATCTGTTTAGTGCTGGTCAACAAGCAACACCTGCAGTAAGTGCGGTTTATAAATATCATAAGAGACCCTAGATCTCTCATTCAGTAAATTCAAGTTCATCACTATCAGCATATGGGGGtgaaaataacatttaataTAGGGAATTCTAATATTGTTTTGACATATGAAATGAAGTTCTTTTGTCTGCACTTCATTAAGCCACTAGATGATGCAAGGGAGCTGCAATGAATGTTCTTTTTTCCAACTTTAAATACTCCTCAAAAAACAGGAattcgaaaatttattttttgaggaACGACTATTTTTGGGTATTGTTGGATCTGTGTAAAATGAAACATGCCCAATTAATAATAACTCCTGCTTCAGGTTTATGCACTCGCCGGTTTGTGCTCTGGTTTGACTGAAGGTTTTGTCATCAATCCTTTTGAAAGAGTTAAAGTTCAGCTTCAATCAGAAAGAAACATCAAACTATCTGAggtaataaatttgattatttttgtgtttgattttttattttatatattttttcaaaatcatttataaaataaaaagtacgttctagtatttatttaatttctatTCGGAGAGAATTTGTTGCATAACAGCCCTTTTTCATATAGTTTTAtagtattttgtgtttttttttctcgatTTATTATCATGCTGTTGAATGTAATTATAAAGTAGCCATGCACAAATGGTAAGATTTTATTAACGACTATAACGCATAGTTTACCTaaagtttgaaatattcataCAGACAAACTTTATCATACTTTATACTTTAAATTCATTGCCCTGATAAAGGTGATCTATTGAGACATTTGAAACATTGATTAAACTATTATTTGCTTCCTACTATGGACATGCATGGTATCAACAACTCGCTTAAATTAAAACATATTGCACAATGTTTTTGCTCACCTTGTTAAAGTATTGAAGTCATGAAAAaatcttattggacacgaagtggccTAAAAGATCGTTCTGATATaatgttgttgttgatattgTTAGAATTCTTGTTCTTGCCGCTTTTCTTTTTAATCACTCTTACGGTGATTAAAggttgttgttgtcgctagaagactATTTACTTTATTTATCTAAAGAATTCTGGGGGCGCTATGGGATTTTTTTGTGCGATGacgatgatgtcatcaaaattaaaaattgcgcaccttgtgacGGTTCCGTGCTAGAGATGGTTGCTATCTGGTAGTCAGGCGAAGTCGTAAAGGCTGCAGTACTGGTAGTCTACTATAAAAGATTAGATAGTTGTACTACTTcgcgtccatatatttgagcattgttctcttgttgttttaaagatattggattcactattttttatttcagcaaGAATCAACATTTTCTAAAGCgagaaaaattgtcaaaaatgaAGGTTTAGGAATGCAAGGAATCAATAGAGGTTTGACTGCAACATTAGGAAGGCATGGAGTGTGGAATATGGTTTATTTTGGGTTTTATCATTCAGTTAAAGCGCATATCCCACAAACAGATGTAAGTGTGAAACTAATCTTTTCTAATTGCTTTTGAAAAAGCCTTTTTTGccactataaatatatataaccaCAGAAAATAGATTGATgatcaaaattatatattgacCAAATTCTTCATATTTGATATTGGCTGTCTACGGAGTGCTAGGTACTAGATACTATCCTTTTACCCCCTGTTGATTTTTATTGGTCAAGCTATTCTTTAATTCAATAATGTTCGGTTGTGTTTTCCATTTGACAACATTGGTAATTTTTTTCAAGGGGAACACTAGTTTTACCAAACTGAAAACTAGCCGTATTGAGAAAAATTTCTCATTGTATCATCACCTCTTCGACCACACTTATTTTCGGCGCTGATTTTATTACCGGCCTCTTTTGCGATCACCCGTGACACAGGGCAATCTGCCGCTTTACCCACAAGCCACCATCTACtcaaaaattttgattgatATCGTAAACCCTCTTTTTGCtccttcgaaaaataaaaaatgccgCTAAGTGACATcgatacaaaaataaaactggTTGTCTTCACGATTTTCAATACTAAGGTGCGGCCGGATGTACCTTTTCGAAATATTAACAGCTCCAAATTCTTGGCCGAATTATGCACTATTGTTAACTAGGAGTCGCTTGACTATTCATTGATAGCCTTTATATAATTGAATCCATAATTCTAGTTATTAAATCTAACACGTTTTTGTTCgccatatttatttttttttgctggGAATACACATCACACATTCAAAATCATAACAAAACTATGCAATTTCACTTATAGTTAGAGAATAAACATTCTTCCAAGTAGTTATTTGATTAAAGTAACTCTAAGAAATGTATCACTAAAAATTTGTTGCTTGATTAATGGAACgctttcaaaatgttttatgtCAGGTTTGAATGATAAGGGCTATTATTTTCTTGGAGACAGTATTATGTTTTAACAAATACgaattaaaatattaacaatgcctagttatataaaaattatttctaaCTTTAAAATCAGTCCTAAAGTTTTCTTATTTAACATGTTCTCAGAAATAGATAgaagtaatttaatttaaaagtgTCTATTTTTAGACTTAGAATCTGCAATTCTTCCTTTTTGTATGACTCATGTCACATccacaatttttttctgtaaacgGTAATCGAGTGATTCATCACCAGGGATACTTTGTTGTTATTATGTTATTtaagaaaattcaaaatatttggatGAAAATCTCATTAGTGGAAGCCGCACTTAATCTTGGTTTCTCGTTCTATTTTTGTTCATGATTACTTTATTCAAATGACGCCCAACCCCCATTTCGCCCCATATGATCCCGCTTTCATGCCCTTTGTTTTTGTTATATCGGGTGAAGTGATTATGCGATACGCCCACATCGCCTCAAACGTCTGCTGCTCCTGTTGTCACGCAATGTGGCAAAACACGAACGATCGACTTGTCATTTGCCAGActatatttcacttttttgcTGACAATTCGTTGAAACGTTTCCATTTCTATAAGATGCTTTTTGCGTGCCCCATTTATTGTGTTGTTTCTGTCTTGATGTTATTTCTTGGCGAGTGCGGCAAAGTTTATTTGGTTTAGAGATTGGGGGAAGGTAACACGGCAACACCCAgtgataatatattttaaactttactTAGTTAAGCTCAGTCTCATTTTATTGGCTTTTAGTCTACTTGAAATGCCatagaatgaataaattaattcatgaaatgcataaaattaaaTCCTGTGTTATTATCATATGATAAACCCTATCTTGAAGAAACTTGGGAGAATTTTCCACAACGACatacaaaatttagatttatttaaactttatttagAATACTTATACTATTATTTGTTAAATGATAATACTGTTTACTCTTTGATTTATGAATCAGACCAATATGTTAAAAGTATAAATTCTTAgataaaaattttgtaattttagtGCTGCTCATTTTTCATTGATTATTATCCCAAGATAAGCATTGTCGATTGACCTTGTCCAAGTAAAATAACAACTTCGGTCATAAATAATCTGACTTCTTTccattgattattttatattttttgaccTCTGACATCAAATTCCCTGTGTTTTCACaacattgttttgtattttgattCGCATTGTTGAAACAGTCTTTGGAAAATTAGAAACAGATGTTGTTTGTCATCGCATAAAATTTTATCACAATTTGTCTCAAAGATTAGTCTTTACCCTGCAGCCAGCTTTCATGGAAGATTTTATGTGGGAAGACTTTCATAAGATGTATACCATTAAAAGCATTCATCATTTTGGCTGCACCAtcgtaattttcaaaaatttcatcatatcaAAATAATTGGGATCCTGTCTTTGTGCATTCAATGCTGGACTTGTTGCAGAATTAAGGACTCAAAATGTCATAAATTGTGTTTTCTGATTACAATTAGTATTATTAGTTATTGGATTACTCATATCTGGACactcaaaataaatatctgGAATTCGCTCCTGCTACAAGAGCAATTATTAATAAAacgttttaattttaaatatattatacgCTTCAAGTATATTCGCTGTGCTTTTTAATAATCCTGTCATGGAATCTATTGTTGAATGCTTTTCTACTCGCACGGAATGATTTTGAATGGATATTTATTTTGATAGCGACATTTTCACACCAGGTCTATGCCAATTCATTGTGACAAATTATGATTCATATTTCACACGCTATGTTTAAAATTGTGTATCTGGACTTTTTACTCATGATTTGAATCTGAATCAgctattataaatttatttcgactccataatcagcataacagaggataaaataattgataaaaacaaataaaaataaaactgattatgaaatcagaagAGCAAACAACACTCTAAGTAAGAATTATAACAAACAGAATATAAGTTGGAAGGTTATGCCAAAGTGGTATGTGTTCACTCAACAAAAAGAGTAACTTAATTCACACACACTCACATAGCATTTGTATACTCACCTACTCTTTATATGAAATCAAGATTCCAAACATATAATGAAATTAATCTTTGAACAGTTTTGATGTAATTTTACTTTCAAAGCTGTAGAACTGTAAGAAGAAACTTGTCTAATTAGTTTTGCATTAGGCATAATAGTCTCAAAGAATAATCATATACACTGGATCCCAAGGGTTTACTATAATCGTGGTCTGTTTCATATGCTTAAGTTGCTTGTACATGAACTGTACAGTGTGCATatgttattatatttcatcCAAATCGAATAGTTTACACAACTTGAACAGTTGTTTCTACTCATTCGAATCGTTCTAGCTTTTACGGGCACTTGCTGTTACATCGCCCTTTCAATATTTCTTACCGGAAAGCGTGACGCTATGATAAAGATGCATTTTGGCATGACCCCGGAATAGTGTGAATGATGAATTCTCTGCCACAGCTGATTGAGGATTTGAACTCCTTACTCCCAATCAGCCATAGCCGAGGGGTTTATCTTTTCACACCATACGTTTCATCACCTTCCTCAACCCGCCGGAACTTTATGTTACATTTTCtgctttattttttgaattgttaCATTATTCTTTAGGCATGATTTACATAATCCTCTCGTTAACGTCTAGTTTAACAAGAATTATTAGCAATGTAAGCGTGTCCTTATTCATGGTTCCGGTGTTAACAAGAACCGTGATAATTTAGCATCAGACGACCTGTTGATACGCATTTTCAAGCTTAGTGACTCTACTTTCCCATAACGAGGGGTCTTCACTGTTACTCAGATGAATCGATGCCTGTAAAGTTGATGATTTATGTGTATGAATTACATTGTACATTTTGTTCGTTTTAGATTATTGCATGCTATATCGAATATTAGATTTCAACGAATCACTGAAATTCAGTGTTAACTTATTGTGTATGTTATCATGCTGAAGATATTTactgtttatttttaaatgttttattgtaatcaGAAAAGAATAATAGGCTATTCCAATTTAGAAATAAGTCAAAACAATTTGTTTATTAATCCTtcaaagttttaattttttttttattatttcaatagttTTTCACTCTGTTTCATAATTATTTCTTCAGTCGAAAGCGAAAGAATTTGGCATTAAATTATTGATGGGGTTCACTGGTGGTACAATCGCATCAACTGTTAACATCCCGTACGATGTAGCAAAAAGCAGGATACAGGGTCCACAACCCGTGCCGGGTCAAATCAAGTATTACTACGCTCATAGAACAATGTTGCTTATTGCTAGAGAGGAGGGGTGAGTATCAAGATTGGCATTTTTAAGGATAAAACTGAAACGATTCAGATTTGTTTTATTATCTTTTTCGAACATGGTCAGAAAATAATTATGGTATTGTAACATGGAAAGTCAACTTGAGTTGTATTGGAAAACACCTTTTAATTCTATGTATATTTGAATCATTGACTTTAGTGGGACAAAGTTAAATAATAGATTTTTTGTACTAAACATTGCCTAATATTCATCTGAATATAATTTCCAGCTTTGTCTGTCTAAAACGATTATTGCAATCGAACTCTTATACtcttaaaattataatttacctgcaatattgcaaaaacagcttatttttaattttcagtttcCGAGCACTTTTCAAAGGTCTTGTGCCGAAGTTGATGCGACTTGGGCCAAGTGagtattttttacaaatgttGATTCTAAAAAACTATATTTCAATGTTTAGTATTGTATGATACTTGATTTGGACAATTAAACTGTCCCTGATAAGTATAACATTATGGAAAGAATTTGATAATGTGTATTTTGTAATTTCAGGTGGTGCGATTATGATGTTGGTGTATGACTATTTGTCAACATACTTAGCGAAACGATACCCTTAATATGCTCTATAAAGAAATCATATTTACTCAAATTTTACATTGAAAGCAATTAGGTCCGTCAAATGTATTGctgctaatttattatatatcatctgccaaatttttatgaatgtaattttgtgatttttaaaacttttacTATTTGGTcttaaaaaatttattctgcctaaaaatcatatttattattaaggTTGTGGTCATGAATGTCACTCCTGTGCAGTATACTATTGgagggattttttttttttcggttttagtttttgaaatcttaaaaaaaataaaggtGCATGGATGGCACAATAATTTACTTACCTGAAATAAGTATATATTGAAGTCATTGTCTTTATAATATACCTAATTTGATACGTTTAGGAAATGGTTTAATTAAGAACTGCAGTgacaaatatattaataatgattttaatTGCATAGTGGTCTCACCACTTCAAATACTTCTGTAAGTGTTAAAATCGAAATCATCTTTTTATGAACCCATTTCATGTTGAGCaaatgtttttaaattcttcccATGATATACGCTTCACTTGTTATTGCAGTGTTCACAAGTTCTGATATAACTTTCtgctatttattttttaatacacCTGCTTGAAAATTTGCAATGCCTTATACTGATGATATCATAAGCAATCACCCATGCCAATCCCcacatttttaaagtttttatcatattaattatttctttttatcaTGCAAAAGCTAAGTAGTTCAATATTATTTAGTGCAATCTCGAGCAATTTAActgaaattaattttagtttacttttttaatcatattttttatcaaattctctGTAGCCATTCTTGCAATACTCAAATTTTTATGGTATTGTATCAATGATGATCTGGATATTGACTTGTGTCAGAGTTCGCATCAAATTCACTTATTACCCTtatttgaagtattttttgaagttgattcaaattttttattatgctTATGAGTGGTAACATTTCATTGGTAAGTTTTCATCAGAGGCATATGTATTTATCTGTGTTAATCATGTACATCTACAATCGTAAGGATGTACAATTTCTATCTCAAATAAGTATATAACTTTTCTCATCCTTTCAATCTGGTTAAACTTATTAAACTAAttgaaaaaatggaaaacaaactCTTGTATGAATGCTTTTTTTCCATACCACATGAACTACATAATGTGAAAGTATTTTTATCCAATCATATGTTTTCTAATTCCTTCTCACTCAAAAGTTTCATGACTATACTAGTGATAAATGTAAGTTTTCGATACTAAGGTAGTCTATTTTGATATGAAAATGAGTCTTTTAAGTAGAGCATATAAGAATGTTTCAATAATTGCTAAACTTCATTACTAGTTTTTCTCGATTTTTTAAAACCATGATTAGGTCAACCGGGGACGTAGACACCAATTTAGACCGTATCAGCTAGCGGGTCCGGCTGTATGCCGCAAAACGCGAGTTTTCAAGTGTCTTG
This is a stretch of genomic DNA from Styela clava chromosome 2, kaStyClav1.hap1.2, whole genome shotgun sequence. It encodes these proteins:
- the LOC120335904 gene encoding mitochondrial 2-oxodicarboxylate carrier-like, whose protein sequence is MVKPVKLSFPSLSSLFTVDSVIDFICFYSLTKPVMSNSNSAPTPKQPVSWKRMGQQFASGGSAGLVEICLMHPLDVVKTRFQLQGGANDPTRYNSVGHCFRTMYRTEGFLSFYKGILPPILAETPKRAVKFFCFERYRDLFSAGQQATPAVYALAGLCSGLTEGFVINPFERVKVQLQSERNIKLSEQESTFSKARKIVKNEGLGMQGINRGLTATLGRHGVWNMVYFGFYHSVKAHIPQTDSKAKEFGIKLLMGFTGGTIASTVNIPYDVAKSRIQGPQPVPGQIKYYYAHRTMLLIAREEGFRALFKGLVPKLMRLGPSGAIMMLVYDYLSTYLAKRYP